The Triticum aestivum cultivar Chinese Spring chromosome 3A, IWGSC CS RefSeq v2.1, whole genome shotgun sequence genome includes a region encoding these proteins:
- the LOC123056962 gene encoding uncharacterized protein yields MPFPFPCTEKEAETCTWRTSTPPWPSVPLLSIIRRSRGCIRASPESPLSPLVTLALVPPSLSLTFVSSRLPDPAVALSSSIPQPPSLLHLLLVPTGFPVVDYVNYGHSFDWSRDESSPSGHLPGHGRRRSSSDSPPPELPRPPYLVHEHRMPEPRIQTPPLTTTPTTPEVPSTMCSR; encoded by the exons ATGCCTTTCCCCTTCCCCTGTACAGAGAAGGAGGCAGAGACATGCACGTGGCGCACATCCACCCCACCATGGCCGTCGGTGCCGTTGCTGTCGATCATCCGACGGTCGAGGGGATGCATAAGAGCAAGCCCCGAGTCCCCCCTCTCTCCCCTAGTGACCCTAGCCCTTGTTCCTCCCTCCCTCTCACTCACGTTCGTCAGTTCGAGGCTCCCTGACCCCGCCGTGGCCTTGTCATCATCGATCCCGCAGCCACCGAGCCTCCTGCACCTCCTACTAGTGCCCACCGGCTTCCCCGTTGTCGACTACGTCAACTACGGGCACTCGTTCGACTGGAGCCGCGATGAATCCTCGCCATCTGGTCATCTTCCTGGTCACGGCCGCCGCCGTTCGTCGTCGGATTCGCCGCCTCCCGAGCTCCCCCGACCTCCCTACCTCGTCCACGAGCACCGG atgccggagcccaggatccagacgccaccattgacgacgactcctactacaccggaggtgccttcTACTATGTGcagccgctga